From a region of the Triticum aestivum cultivar Chinese Spring chromosome 7D, IWGSC CS RefSeq v2.1, whole genome shotgun sequence genome:
- the LOC123163736 gene encoding probable auxin efflux carrier component 5c, producing the protein MIALGDIYKVVEAMAPLYFALGLGYGSVRWWRFFTAEQCGAINTLGVCFSMPFFTFDFVVRADPYAMNYRVIAADAVTKLLAVLAAAVWARCAKAKAGAYSWSITGFSLGAYNNTLVVGVPLLDAMYGKWAQDLIVQIAVVQAIVWFPLLLLAFELRKAWVVGGGVSSLSATMAHDDGSTSSDDDRARRVEPVSHSDVEVDLDVEAAPPTGGRRIRLWLMASTVGMKLARNPNVYASVLGVAWACIAYRWRIGMPGIVTGSLQVMSRTGTGMSMFSMGLFMAQQERIVACGGGLAALGMVLRFVAGPLAALAGAGAVAFGLRGDVLRFVIIQAALPQSIASFVFAKEYGLHADVLSTAVIFGTLVSLPVLIGYYGVLGIV; encoded by the exons ATGATAGCGTTGGGCGACATCTACAAGGTGGTGGAGGCGATGGCGCCGCTCTACTTCGCACTGGGGCTCGGGTACGGGTCAGTGCGGTGGTGGCGGTTCTTCACGGCGGAGCAGTGCGGCGCCATCAACACGCTGGGTGTCTGCTTCTCCATGCCCTTCTTCACCTTCGACTTCGTGGTCCGCGCCGACCCCTACGCCATGAATTACCGCgtcatcgccgccgacgccgtcacCAAACTTCTCGCCGTGCTCGCCGCGGCCGTCTGGGCGCGCTGCGCCAAGGCCAAGGCCGGCGCCTACTCGTGGTCCATCACGGGGTTCTCCCTTGGCGCGTACAACAACACGCTCGTCGTGGGCGTGCCGCTGCTGGACGCCATGTACGGCAAGTGGGCGCAGGACCTGATCGTGCAGATCGCCGTCGTGCAGGCCATCGTGTGGTTCCCGCTCCTTCTGCTCGCCTTCGAGCTGCGGAAAGcctgggtcgtcggcggcggcgtctCTTCTTTGAGCGCCACAATGGCCCACGACGACGGATCCACCAGCAGCGACGACGACCGAGCGCGGCGCGTCGAGCCAGTGTCGCACAGCGACGTCGAGGTGGACCTGGACGTGGAAGCGGCGCCACCCACCGGTGGAAGGAGGATCCGGCTGTGGTTGATGGCGAGCACCGTGGGGATGAAGCTGGCGAGAAACCCCAACGTGTACGCCAGCGTCCTCGGAGTCGCCTGGGCGTGCATCGCCTACAG GTGGCGCATCGGCATGCCGGGCATCGTGACGGGCTCGCTGCAGGTCATGTCCAGGACCGGCACCGGGATGTCCATGTTCAGCATGG GGTTGTTCATGGCGCAGCAGGAGAGAATTGTGGCGTGCGGCGGGGGCCTGGCGGCGCTGGGGATGGTGCTGCGCTTCGTCGCGGGCCCACTCGCGGCgctcgccggagccggagccgtcGCGTTCGGCCTCCGCGGCGACGTGCTACGCTTCGTCATCATACAG GCAGCACTACCGCAATCAATTGCCTCCTTCGTCTTCGCAAAGGAGTATGGCCTCCACGCGGATGTACTTAGCACGGC GGTTATATTTGGAACTTTGGTCTCTTTGCCCGTACTCATCGGGTATTACGGAGTTCTCGGCATCGTGTGA